A region of Laspinema palackyanum D2c DNA encodes the following proteins:
- the lepB gene encoding signal peptidase I has product MTRAKETVSDINSQPIPPIKPELQPENPWVEALKTIGLSAILAIGIRHFVAEARYIPSGSMLPTLEINDRLIIDKLSYRFTHPERGDIVVFYPTQTLQDQNFKDAFIKRVIGLPGETVEVRGERVYINNIPIKERYIEEGPNYQYGPELVPEDQYLVLGDNRNNSYDSHYWGFVPREKIIGRAVIRFWPPNRMGELNPQPVYIQQIPEE; this is encoded by the coding sequence ATGACTCGTGCAAAAGAAACCGTGTCTGATATAAATTCTCAGCCAATTCCCCCTATCAAGCCGGAACTCCAGCCAGAAAATCCTTGGGTAGAAGCACTCAAGACAATTGGCTTGAGTGCGATTTTAGCAATCGGGATTCGTCACTTTGTGGCAGAAGCACGCTACATCCCGTCCGGTTCGATGCTACCGACCCTGGAAATTAACGATCGCCTAATTATCGATAAGTTGAGCTATCGCTTCACGCATCCAGAGCGTGGCGATATTGTCGTATTTTATCCCACCCAAACCCTCCAAGACCAAAATTTTAAAGATGCTTTTATCAAGCGGGTGATCGGGCTGCCTGGGGAAACCGTGGAGGTCAGAGGGGAACGAGTTTACATTAATAATATTCCCATCAAGGAACGCTATATTGAAGAAGGACCGAACTACCAATATGGGCCAGAACTTGTTCCTGAAGATCAGTATTTAGTGCTCGGGGATAATCGCAATAATAGCTACGATAGTCATTACTGGGGTTTCGTCCCTCGGGAGAAGATTATCGGTCGTGCGGTGATTCGGTTCTGGCCCCCTAACCGCATGGGAGAATTGAATCCACAGCCGGTCTATATCCAACAGATTCCCGAGGAGTAG
- a CDS encoding sensor histidine kinase, which yields MPNQPHSELSKPVFFEGSYRDLRVESTLGELPLFDFQVDVTRRCDDIVRTFEKYPLLTGVILRDVGEFVGMISRQRLLEYLIRPRASELFLNAPLQMLYSYARTQIMLLSSETTIVKAARQALRRSPELLGEPLVVQTSADNYLLLNIHELNLAYWQIRGIETQLRFEQIQAQLVQTDKMASLGRLVDGVAHEILDPVGFIWGNLTYVASYSEELMELVAVYEKYLPESVPEIEDFQEEIEYDFLKEDLPRAISSLKNGADRLKQLANSLQNFCHIDEVYPKAADLHACIDSVLLLLKSRLSGEIEIIKNYGHLPPICCYVSQLNQVFINIISKTMDGLIHEAIHHKFSLEFSEAGFRSKPQPAPNPSKIVISTELISRPALMPNQPDSRWVSIKISDNGLGIPQAKINEILASFGMSKLAEKETSFAVSYWIVTAKHGGELYLRSRTLNSEDLPPDIGTEFEILLPGV from the coding sequence GTGCCAAATCAACCCCATTCTGAACTATCAAAGCCTGTATTTTTTGAAGGAAGTTATCGAGATCTGCGCGTCGAATCAACCCTGGGAGAATTACCCCTGTTTGATTTTCAGGTGGATGTCACCCGCCGCTGCGATGATATCGTTCGCACGTTTGAAAAATATCCCCTTCTGACTGGGGTGATTTTGCGAGATGTGGGAGAATTTGTCGGGATGATCTCTCGACAGCGACTGCTAGAATATTTGATTCGTCCGCGCGCAAGTGAGTTGTTTTTAAATGCTCCTTTGCAAATGCTCTACAGCTACGCCCGGACTCAAATTATGCTATTAAGTTCCGAAACAACGATTGTTAAAGCGGCCAGACAGGCATTACGGCGATCGCCTGAATTATTAGGGGAACCTCTGGTTGTCCAAACCAGTGCCGATAACTATCTCTTACTCAATATTCATGAGTTAAACCTCGCCTATTGGCAAATTCGCGGCATTGAAACTCAATTGCGATTTGAACAAATTCAAGCGCAACTGGTACAGACGGACAAAATGGCGAGTTTGGGACGGTTGGTGGATGGGGTGGCTCATGAAATTCTTGATCCCGTGGGATTTATTTGGGGAAATTTAACCTATGTTGCCAGCTATTCTGAGGAGTTAATGGAGTTGGTGGCCGTTTATGAAAAATATTTACCAGAGTCGGTCCCAGAAATTGAAGATTTCCAGGAAGAGATTGAATATGATTTTTTAAAAGAAGACTTGCCTCGGGCCATTTCTAGTCTCAAAAATGGGGCAGACCGCTTAAAACAGTTAGCCAATAGCTTGCAAAACTTTTGTCATATTGATGAGGTTTATCCCAAGGCTGCTGACCTTCATGCCTGTATAGATAGTGTTTTATTATTGCTTAAAAGCCGCCTGAGTGGCGAAATTGAAATTATCAAAAACTACGGACATCTCCCCCCGATTTGCTGCTATGTCTCTCAATTAAATCAGGTATTTATTAATATTATCAGTAAAACGATGGATGGATTAATTCATGAAGCCATTCATCACAAATTTTCTTTAGAGTTCAGTGAAGCGGGCTTTCGCTCTAAACCGCAACCGGCTCCAAACCCGTCAAAAATTGTCATATCCACGGAATTAATATCCCGACCGGCTTTAATGCCAAATCAGCCGGACTCTCGATGGGTTTCAATTAAAATTTCTGACAACGGATTGGGGATTCCTCAAGCTAAAATTAATGAGATTTTAGCCTCTTTTGGGATGTCTAAGTTAGCCGAAAAAGAAACCAGCTTTGCGGTGAGTTATTGGATTGTCACGGCCAAACATGGGGGAGAACTTTATCTGCGATCGCGCACCCTGAATTCAGAAGATTTACCCCCAGACATCGGCACCGAGTTTGAAATTCTCTTGCCGGGGGTTTAA
- a CDS encoding dihydroorotase, with product MRNHLLIRQARILQPDGEFLQGDVLIQEGKIRQIGPDIPSLGENPDPEDNLRVIDAVGLTLLPGVIDPQVHFREPGLEYKEDLFTASCACARGGVTSFLEMPNTRPLTTTQATLDDKLARAARSSLVNYGFFIGATAEHLPDLVEAHPACGIKIFMGSMKGPLLVDDQEALEAIFSQGDRLIAVHAEDRTRIEERRQQFSSRTDPAVHSEIQDTQAALIATKRALSLSKKYQRRLHILHLSTGDEALLLREDKPSWVTAEVTPQHLLLNTSAYDTIGTLAQMNPPLRSPRDNEILWQALLDGVIDFIATDHAPHTLEEKAQGYPNTPSGMPGVETSLPLMLTQAMQGRCTVPQVAHWMSTAVAKGYRIPNKGAIAPGYDADLVLVDLNTYRPVLREEVVSKCGWNPFEGWNLTGWPVVTIVGGQVVYDHGKLHTDIRGTALSFGG from the coding sequence ATGAGAAACCATTTATTAATCCGACAAGCCCGGATTTTACAGCCCGATGGAGAATTTTTACAGGGTGATGTCCTGATCCAAGAGGGAAAAATCCGCCAGATAGGACCGGATATTCCGAGTTTAGGTGAAAATCCCGACCCTGAGGATAATCTGCGGGTGATTGACGCAGTTGGACTGACTTTGTTGCCTGGGGTCATCGATCCCCAGGTTCATTTCCGGGAACCGGGACTCGAATATAAGGAAGACCTGTTTACAGCCAGTTGCGCCTGTGCTAGGGGCGGGGTGACTTCCTTTTTGGAGATGCCCAACACCCGACCGCTGACCACCACCCAGGCAACTCTGGATGATAAATTGGCGCGGGCGGCTCGTTCGTCCTTAGTTAATTATGGCTTTTTTATTGGGGCAACGGCAGAACATTTACCGGATTTGGTGGAAGCTCATCCCGCGTGCGGGATTAAAATTTTTATGGGGTCGATGAAGGGTCCGTTGTTGGTGGATGATCAGGAGGCATTGGAGGCGATTTTTAGTCAAGGCGATCGCCTGATTGCCGTCCATGCTGAGGACCGCACCCGCATTGAGGAACGCCGTCAACAGTTTAGCAGTCGCACGGATCCAGCGGTGCATTCTGAAATTCAGGATACTCAAGCCGCCTTAATCGCCACCAAGCGCGCCTTAAGCCTCTCTAAAAAATATCAACGCCGCCTGCATATTTTGCATCTGTCCACGGGAGATGAAGCCCTGCTATTGCGCGAAGATAAACCCAGTTGGGTTACTGCCGAAGTCACCCCCCAACATCTGCTGCTGAATACCAGTGCTTACGACACCATTGGCACCCTGGCGCAGATGAATCCCCCCTTGCGATCGCCCCGGGATAATGAAATTCTCTGGCAAGCCCTCCTCGATGGCGTGATTGATTTTATTGCCACGGACCATGCTCCCCATACCTTAGAAGAAAAAGCCCAAGGCTATCCCAATACCCCCTCGGGAATGCCCGGAGTGGAAACCTCCCTGCCTCTGATGCTGACTCAAGCCATGCAGGGACGCTGCACAGTCCCCCAAGTCGCCCATTGGATGTCCACTGCCGTTGCCAAAGGGTATCGAATCCCCAACAAAGGGGCGATCGCCCCCGGTTACGATGCGGATTTAGTCCTAGTGGACTTAAACACTTATCGTCCCGTCTTACGGGAAGAAGTCGTCAGTAAATGTGGCTGGAATCCCTTCGAGGGCTGGAACCTCACCGGATGGCCCGTCGTAACCATTGTTGGCGGTCAAGTGGTCTATGATCACGGAAAACTCCACACCGACATTCGCGGCACAGCCTTATCTTTTGGGGGTTAA